In Paenibacillus larvae subsp. larvae, the following proteins share a genomic window:
- a CDS encoding binary toxin-like calcium binding domain-containing protein encodes MKKKLSGVVTCTLLAFTCLNAIVPPAYAQNEGNQTIATQGTQEKEMDRTGLLGYYFKGNNFNELALFAPTRDNTLIYDQETADALLDKDQQTYQSIRWVGLIQSKETGDFTFQLSDDQNAKIKIDGHLVSNQGTDKQVVHLEKDKLVPIKIEYKPEGKLDSNNQTFKELKLFKINKQNQMVPIQQEEVRNPDFNKEAKSSLRKKRSVLSDDQSIDDDDTIDIDTDNDKIPDVWEENGYTIKNKLVVKWDDSLAAKGYTKFVSNPNEAHTVGDPYTDYEKAARDLPLANAKETFNPLVAAFPSVNVNMEKMILSPNKDLSESVQSNSSTNWSYSNTVGASVEIGFSLFTGPSFGVSANYQHSDTVAQEWGSSNGTSSQFNTASAGYLNANVRYNNVGTGAIYDVKPTTSFVIGNTTIGTITAKANSTALSLTPGASYPKKGQNGIAINTMDDFGSHPITLNKQQLSDLLNNKPIKIETNQTDGKYMIKDADGKIKEGGQWNGITEEIEARTASIIVDTGNKLSPYNCVKS; translated from the coding sequence TTGAAGAAAAAATTATCGGGTGTTGTAACATGTACGTTATTAGCGTTTACGTGTTTAAATGCCATAGTTCCTCCTGCTTATGCACAAAATGAGGGAAATCAAACGATAGCAACGCAAGGAACACAAGAAAAGGAAATGGATCGAACTGGTTTGCTGGGTTATTATTTCAAAGGAAACAATTTTAATGAGCTTGCACTGTTCGCACCAACGCGGGATAATACCCTCATTTATGATCAAGAAACAGCTGATGCATTATTAGATAAGGATCAACAAACCTATCAGTCGATTCGTTGGGTTGGTTTGATCCAAAGTAAGGAAACAGGTGATTTTACATTTCAATTATCTGATGACCAAAATGCGAAAATCAAGATAGATGGACATCTAGTTTCCAACCAAGGCACAGACAAACAAGTCGTGCATTTAGAGAAAGACAAATTGGTGCCGATAAAAATTGAATACAAGCCCGAAGGAAAGCTGGATAGCAATAATCAAACTTTTAAAGAACTGAAGCTATTTAAGATCAACAAGCAAAATCAAATGGTGCCAATCCAACAGGAAGAAGTAAGGAATCCTGATTTTAATAAAGAAGCTAAGTCTTCTCTAAGAAAAAAAAGATCCGTTCTGTCTGATGACCAGTCAATAGATGACGATGATACCATAGATATAGATACAGATAACGATAAAATCCCTGATGTTTGGGAAGAAAATGGATATACGATTAAAAATAAACTAGTTGTGAAATGGGATGACTCTTTAGCGGCGAAAGGATATACCAAATTTGTATCCAACCCCAACGAAGCTCATACAGTGGGAGATCCCTATACCGATTATGAAAAAGCAGCCAGAGATTTGCCTTTAGCCAATGCCAAAGAAACATTTAATCCTTTAGTAGCTGCTTTCCCCAGTGTGAATGTAAATATGGAAAAGATGATACTGTCTCCAAACAAGGATTTATCCGAAAGCGTTCAGTCCAATTCATCTACGAATTGGTCGTATTCAAATACAGTAGGAGCTTCTGTTGAAATTGGTTTTTCATTATTTACGGGCCCTTCCTTCGGAGTTAGTGCAAACTATCAGCATTCTGATACAGTAGCGCAGGAATGGGGATCCTCTAATGGCACTTCTTCCCAATTCAATACAGCTTCAGCAGGATACTTGAATGCGAATGTCCGGTACAACAATGTTGGAACGGGTGCCATCTATGATGTAAAGCCTACAACGAGCTTTGTCATAGGTAATACTACAATTGGAACAATTACAGCAAAGGCCAATTCTACAGCATTAAGTCTAACTCCAGGAGCAAGTTATCCGAAAAAGGGGCAAAATGGGATCGCTATAAACACAATGGATGACTTTGGTTCCCATCCCATTACGTTAAATAAGCAGCAGCTAAGTGATCTCTTAAATAATAAGCCTATTAAGATTGAAACCAATCAGACAGATGGTAAGTATATGATAAAAGATGCAGATGGGAAAATTAAGGAGGGCGGTCAATGGAATGGGATTACAGAAGAAATCGAGGCAAGAACGGCTTCTATTATAGTAGATACAGGAAACAAGTTGAGTCCGTATAATTGTGTAAAAAGCTAG
- the ptsP gene encoding phosphoenolpyruvate--protein phosphotransferase: MELKGIAAASGYAIGPAFILQHVEVEAERCELASGEVKAEVTRLEEKVQEAIGQLEKIKADTEKKLGEDHAGIFATHILVLQDEEYIGQVIAKIQEEKVNAEYALKQVTEELVTIFASMDNAYMNERVADFKDVCSRVLQLLAGVTSRSLDDFEEPVVLIADDLAPSDTAQLNRDKVAGFATNIGGRTSHSAIMARSMEIPAVVGLKKATEEIKDGDYVILDGSKGVIIINPEEDVLKAYQEQLVKYEKRLAEIRKYKDQPSISQDGHHVELVANIGNPQDALGARNNGAEGVGLYRTEFLYMGRNDFPSEEEQFEAYKNVAEIMGAEKPVVIRSLDIGGDKELPYLDLPKEMNPFLGYRAIRLCLDRKDLFKTQLRAILRASAHGNIKLMYPMISSLFELREANRILDEVKKELAAENIPFNSGMEVGMMIEVPAAAVIADQLAKEVNFFSIGTNDLVQYTMAVDRMNEKVSYLTQPFNPAILRLIHMVISAAHKEGKWAGMCGEMAGNLTAIPILLGLGLDEFSMSASSVLPARVLINKLNKKDMDKLAQQVLNMENAEEIQTFVQKQVPGVTELQM; encoded by the coding sequence TTGGAATTAAAAGGAATAGCTGCAGCTTCCGGATACGCCATTGGTCCGGCCTTTATTCTTCAGCATGTGGAGGTAGAGGCGGAACGCTGTGAACTTGCAAGCGGTGAAGTGAAAGCGGAAGTAACCCGTTTGGAAGAAAAGGTACAGGAGGCTATCGGACAGCTCGAAAAGATTAAGGCGGATACAGAGAAAAAACTGGGTGAGGACCATGCAGGCATCTTCGCTACTCACATTCTGGTTCTGCAGGACGAAGAATATATAGGACAGGTTATAGCTAAAATACAGGAAGAGAAAGTAAATGCGGAATATGCTTTAAAGCAGGTTACCGAAGAACTTGTAACGATTTTTGCAAGCATGGATAATGCTTATATGAATGAGCGGGTTGCCGACTTTAAAGATGTGTGTAGCCGGGTTCTTCAACTGCTTGCCGGCGTGACATCCCGCTCCCTGGACGATTTTGAAGAACCGGTCGTACTGATTGCAGACGATCTGGCACCTTCCGATACCGCTCAGTTGAACCGGGACAAAGTTGCCGGATTTGCAACTAATATCGGTGGTCGGACTTCCCATTCCGCCATTATGGCGCGTTCCATGGAAATCCCGGCTGTAGTGGGATTGAAAAAAGCGACGGAAGAGATCAAGGATGGCGATTATGTTATCCTCGACGGCAGCAAAGGGGTTATCATAATCAATCCGGAAGAAGATGTTCTGAAAGCTTATCAGGAACAGCTTGTGAAATATGAAAAAAGGCTGGCGGAGATCCGCAAATATAAAGATCAGCCATCCATCAGCCAGGATGGACATCATGTGGAGCTTGTCGCTAATATTGGAAATCCGCAGGATGCTTTGGGAGCCAGAAACAATGGCGCTGAAGGTGTCGGCCTTTACCGGACCGAATTCCTGTACATGGGACGTAATGACTTTCCGTCCGAGGAAGAACAGTTCGAAGCTTACAAAAATGTAGCGGAAATTATGGGGGCTGAGAAGCCTGTTGTTATCCGTTCCCTCGATATCGGAGGAGATAAGGAGCTTCCTTATCTGGATTTGCCGAAGGAGATGAATCCGTTCTTGGGCTATAGGGCCATCCGTCTGTGCCTGGACCGCAAGGATTTATTCAAAACACAGCTTCGTGCTATTCTCCGGGCCAGTGCCCATGGAAACATCAAGCTGATGTATCCGATGATTTCTTCCCTTTTCGAACTTAGGGAAGCGAACCGGATTCTGGACGAAGTGAAGAAGGAACTGGCTGCCGAGAATATTCCGTTCAATTCCGGCATGGAAGTGGGAATGATGATCGAAGTGCCAGCCGCCGCTGTTATTGCGGATCAATTAGCCAAAGAAGTGAACTTTTTCAGCATCGGTACGAACGATCTGGTGCAATACACCATGGCTGTTGACCGGATGAACGAAAAAGTGTCCTATTTGACCCAGCCTTTCAATCCGGCTATACTTCGTTTGATTCATATGGTTATTTCGGCTGCCCATAAAGAAGGAAAATGGGCGGGAATGTGCGGAGAAATGGCCGGAAACCTGACGGCTATCCCGATTCTGCTTGGCCTAGGCCTGGATGAGTTCAGCATGAGCGCAAGCTCTGTACTTCCGGCCCGTGTGCTGATTAATAAGCTGAACAAGAAAGACATGGACAAGCTCGCTCAGCAGGTACTAAATATGGAGAATGCGGAAGAAATCCAAACCTTCGTGCAAAAGCAAGTTCCTGGAGTGACCGAACTGCAAATGTAA
- a CDS encoding IS256 family transposase, with the protein MAQYQINVDSQLLHQLFLGNSQDAGVAKLLESVLNQVLQAQVSEQVEADRYERTENRKAYRNGSYPHGLHTRVGTITLSVPRIRGGKFTTELFSRYQRSEQALILAMMEMVVNGVSTRKVSQVTEELCGTEFSKSTVSDLCKRLDPIVTAWNNRSLADSLFPFVLVDAMYLKVREDGRVRSRGIMIAIGVNTEGYREVLGLMLGDTESEASWSEFFSSLKGRGLRGVDLITSDDHGGLVRAVRQQLQGVTWQRCQTHFTRNVLEASPKALKDEIHGRLRSILDAPDTGTARFLLKQTLAAYEDKAGKAMGVLESGFDDATAVLMLPERYRKRLRTTNSVERLNEEVRRRERVIRIFPNRESVIRLIGALLMEQDEKWAAGKKYLDMTEYMEWRKDRPKSDAKVTRIM; encoded by the coding sequence ATGGCTCAATACCAGATTAACGTAGATTCGCAGCTTTTGCATCAACTATTTTTGGGAAATTCTCAGGATGCGGGTGTAGCCAAGCTGCTCGAGTCTGTACTGAACCAAGTCTTACAAGCACAGGTGAGTGAACAAGTGGAAGCAGATCGTTATGAACGAACAGAGAATCGAAAAGCGTACCGGAATGGATCGTATCCACATGGGCTGCATACGCGGGTGGGAACCATTACACTAAGTGTTCCGCGCATCCGTGGTGGGAAGTTCACGACAGAGCTCTTTAGTCGTTACCAGAGAAGTGAACAAGCGTTAATCTTAGCGATGATGGAAATGGTCGTAAACGGCGTCTCTACGCGTAAAGTCTCGCAAGTAACCGAAGAACTCTGCGGAACCGAGTTTTCTAAATCCACTGTTTCAGACCTTTGTAAGCGGCTGGATCCCATCGTAACTGCTTGGAATAATCGAAGCCTGGCAGACAGCCTCTTTCCGTTTGTTCTCGTAGATGCGATGTATCTCAAGGTCCGTGAAGACGGTCGTGTACGCTCACGAGGCATCATGATTGCCATTGGTGTAAACACCGAGGGCTATCGTGAAGTCCTTGGCCTGATGCTGGGTGACACAGAATCTGAAGCAAGCTGGAGTGAGTTTTTCAGCTCTCTAAAAGGACGTGGATTACGAGGTGTGGATCTCATTACCTCCGACGATCATGGCGGCCTTGTACGCGCGGTACGGCAGCAGCTGCAAGGGGTAACATGGCAGCGATGCCAGACTCACTTCACGCGAAATGTATTAGAAGCCTCACCCAAAGCCTTGAAGGATGAGATCCATGGCCGTCTACGGTCGATTCTAGATGCTCCTGATACTGGAACGGCAAGGTTTTTATTAAAACAGACCTTAGCGGCTTATGAAGATAAGGCGGGTAAGGCGATGGGCGTGCTGGAAAGCGGATTTGACGATGCTACCGCCGTCTTAATGCTGCCAGAGCGTTACCGAAAACGGCTGCGCACGACAAATAGCGTTGAGCGTCTCAACGAAGAGGTTAGACGCCGGGAACGTGTCATTCGCATCTTCCCAAACCGTGAATCCGTGATTCGTCTTATTGGTGCTCTATTGATGGAACAGGATGAAAAATGGGCAGCCGGCAAGAAATATCTCGACATGACCGAGTACATGGAATGGCGGAAGGATCGGCCAAAGTCCGATGCCAAAGTGACTCGCATTATGTAG
- a CDS encoding PTS sugar transporter subunit IIA translates to MFGFGKKKKTVEVAAPLTGNTVSLDQVPDPAFAQKIIGDGIAIEPSEGVLVSPVDGKVIHIIDKSYHSLVIGHESGLELLMHIGVNTVQLQGNGFKPLVKNGDVVKKGQPVIEFDMASIKEAGYPVITPVVIANGDAVKESTFFTGSVTAGSSTIMEVVLK, encoded by the coding sequence ATGTTTGGTTTTGGAAAGAAGAAAAAAACGGTCGAAGTTGCTGCTCCGCTAACAGGAAATACTGTTTCTTTAGATCAAGTTCCTGATCCTGCTTTTGCTCAGAAAATTATCGGCGACGGGATAGCAATTGAACCATCAGAGGGGGTGCTGGTTTCCCCGGTAGATGGAAAGGTTATTCACATTATTGACAAATCTTATCACTCTTTGGTAATCGGACATGAGTCTGGATTGGAACTGCTTATGCATATTGGAGTAAACACGGTTCAGCTTCAAGGAAACGGTTTCAAACCGCTCGTGAAAAACGGAGACGTTGTGAAAAAAGGCCAGCCTGTCATTGAGTTCGATATGGCCAGCATCAAGGAAGCCGGTTATCCCGTTATCACTCCTGTTGTTATTGCCAATGGTGATGCTGTTAAGGAATCCACTTTCTTCACAGGCAGTGTAACCGCAGGAAGCAGCACAATCATGGAAGTCGTTCTTAAATAA
- the glcT gene encoding glucose PTS transporter transcription antiterminator GlcT, with protein sequence MAETNGYEIQRVLSNNVVLVRDPSTGSEMILTGKGIGFGKKSGQQLDNTDSLIEKKYVMESESHLQQLQTLTNQIDQDVISISEDIISMIANQITADINEHIHIALPSHIQFAVYRLKHNVDIANPFLYEIQSLYPREYELAEQAAYLISSHFHVQVPESEVGFLAMHIHSAVYHVSVSEMVQFNNLIRIMVEYIEKVKQIRIKRDTLDYIRLITHLRFAVERIRQGKSSYNPFLQNLKTGMPEEYEIACKLCEIMQEKLQVEIPEDEIGYITMHLFRLFQQVDSKQ encoded by the coding sequence ATGGCGGAAACAAACGGATATGAAATCCAGAGAGTCCTTAGCAATAACGTTGTCCTGGTCCGGGACCCAAGCACCGGTTCGGAGATGATCTTAACAGGAAAAGGCATTGGATTCGGGAAAAAATCAGGCCAGCAACTTGACAATACGGATTCATTAATCGAGAAGAAATATGTTATGGAGTCGGAATCTCACTTGCAGCAGCTGCAGACTCTAACCAATCAGATCGATCAAGATGTAATCTCTATATCTGAAGATATTATTTCCATGATTGCGAATCAGATTACAGCCGATATTAATGAGCATATTCATATTGCTCTTCCCAGTCATATCCAGTTCGCTGTTTATCGCCTGAAACATAATGTGGATATTGCCAATCCGTTTTTGTACGAAATACAGTCACTATATCCCAGGGAATACGAGTTAGCTGAGCAGGCGGCTTATTTAATCTCCAGTCATTTTCATGTTCAGGTGCCGGAGAGTGAAGTCGGTTTCCTGGCCATGCACATACATTCGGCTGTTTATCATGTGTCTGTCAGTGAAATGGTACAATTCAATAACTTAATCAGGATAATGGTAGAGTATATTGAAAAGGTGAAACAAATCCGGATCAAGAGGGATACTCTTGATTATATCCGGCTGATTACCCATTTACGTTTTGCGGTGGAGCGGATCAGACAAGGCAAATCCAGCTATAATCCATTTCTGCAAAACCTGAAAACCGGTATGCCCGAAGAGTATGAAATTGCGTGCAAACTTTGCGAAATTATGCAGGAAAAGCTTCAGGTTGAAATACCTGAAGATGAGATCGGTTATATAACGATGCATTTATTTCGCTTGTTTCAGCAGGTTGACTCCAAGCAATAA
- the nagE gene encoding N-acetylglucosamine-specific PTS transporter subunit IIBC, whose product MLGFLQKIGRSLILPVATLPAAAILLRFGNIDYIKDFHMGDTVGGFLNQFVQPFLNAGGSAIMDNLPLIFAVGVAIGFAGDAVAALAAVIAHLVLTKVLIAVPKAFAFIPADMKLDMGVLGGILAGGIAAYFYKKYHDIKLPEWLGFFGGKRFVPIITSLVMVFVGLIFGLIWGPVQTWLDSFGNWVVSLGAIGSGVFMVANRLLIPFGLHHIINTIAWFQIGSFTNAAGNVVHGDIHRFFAGDPSTGMFMTCFFPIMMFALPGAALAIIHTAKKEKRKAVSSIFIGTAFAAFLTGITEPLEFSFMFLAPVLYVIHAILSGLSGVIMSLLDVRLGFGFSAGLIDYILNWPLASKPIMLIPVGLAYFVLYYFLFRFTIVKFNLKTPGREDDDITEDGQDGSETGGSSSLRDKAEKIVPMLGGKENIKSIDACITRLRLVLEDDKKVDEKGLKSLGAAGIMKLGGGSVQVVFGTQSELIKEEMLKL is encoded by the coding sequence ATGTTAGGTTTTCTGCAAAAAATCGGTAGATCCTTAATACTTCCCGTCGCTACTTTACCGGCCGCAGCTATTCTGCTGCGGTTCGGTAATATCGACTACATCAAGGACTTCCACATGGGAGATACTGTTGGCGGATTCTTAAACCAGTTCGTTCAGCCGTTCCTGAATGCCGGTGGAAGTGCCATTATGGATAACCTGCCACTCATTTTTGCTGTCGGGGTTGCGATTGGGTTTGCCGGCGATGCGGTTGCGGCGCTGGCTGCGGTAATTGCTCACCTGGTATTAACTAAAGTTCTTATTGCAGTTCCGAAAGCGTTTGCTTTTATTCCGGCCGATATGAAGCTGGATATGGGAGTACTGGGCGGTATTCTGGCCGGTGGTATTGCAGCCTATTTCTATAAGAAATACCACGATATCAAGCTTCCGGAATGGTTGGGCTTCTTCGGGGGCAAACGTTTTGTTCCGATCATCACGTCACTTGTTATGGTATTTGTAGGTCTGATTTTCGGACTGATTTGGGGGCCAGTTCAGACCTGGCTCGATTCCTTCGGAAACTGGGTAGTAAGTCTTGGTGCCATCGGTTCCGGTGTGTTTATGGTTGCCAACCGTCTCCTGATTCCTTTCGGTCTTCACCATATTATTAATACCATCGCATGGTTCCAAATCGGTTCCTTTACCAATGCGGCAGGTAATGTGGTGCACGGTGACATTCACCGCTTCTTTGCCGGCGATCCATCTACGGGAATGTTCATGACCTGTTTCTTCCCGATCATGATGTTTGCTCTTCCGGGCGCTGCGCTTGCGATTATTCATACGGCGAAGAAAGAAAAAAGAAAAGCGGTGTCTTCCATCTTCATCGGTACTGCTTTTGCCGCTTTCCTGACAGGGATTACAGAGCCGCTTGAGTTCTCCTTTATGTTCCTGGCTCCTGTCCTGTATGTGATTCACGCTATTTTAAGCGGTTTATCCGGGGTAATTATGTCACTCCTGGATGTGCGTCTCGGTTTCGGTTTTTCCGCGGGCCTTATTGACTACATTCTCAACTGGCCTCTTGCTTCGAAGCCAATCATGCTGATTCCGGTCGGTTTGGCCTATTTTGTTCTGTACTACTTCCTGTTCCGGTTTACCATTGTCAAATTCAACCTGAAAACCCCAGGCCGTGAAGATGATGACATCACAGAAGATGGGCAGGATGGTTCAGAAACGGGAGGCTCCAGCAGCCTTCGCGACAAGGCGGAGAAAATTGTACCTATGCTCGGAGGTAAAGAAAATATCAAGAGTATTGATGCTTGTATTACCCGGCTCCGTCTTGTCCTGGAGGATGATAAAAAAGTGGATGAGAAAGGCCTCAAGTCTCTTGGTGCCGCCGGTATTATGAAACTTGGCGGTGGCAGTGTGCAGGTTGTCTTTGGTACCCAATCTGAACTGATCAAGGAAGAAATGTTAAAACTGTAA